In Paenibacillus sp. FSL R7-0345, a single window of DNA contains:
- a CDS encoding DMT family transporter, whose protein sequence is MIQEVKTLSQRNRTIALLTFLVIVWGINWPLSKIALIYAPPLLFAGIRTVIAGIILIIAALPKWRQLEFRRLWPVYLASAVLSIVFYYGFQTIGLQYVPSGLFSAIVFLQPVLLGIFAWIWLGESMYGLKIFGLLLGFAGVAALSIGGFTGSISAAGVLLALASALCWALGTVYMKRNAARVDMLWLTAMQIMIGGVILLGAGSVTESWAAITWSGAFIAGTLFIAVFVIALGWMVYFKLINEGEAGKVGSFTFLIPLISIGSSVVLLHEQITLNLIAGMVLIVGSILLVNVKLGRTRRLKHSG, encoded by the coding sequence ATGATACAAGAGGTGAAAACATTGTCTCAACGTAATCGAACGATCGCATTGCTTACTTTTCTGGTGATTGTCTGGGGCATCAACTGGCCCTTGTCCAAAATTGCCTTAATCTATGCTCCCCCGCTGCTGTTTGCCGGTATCCGTACCGTAATTGCCGGAATCATTCTGATCATAGCGGCACTGCCGAAATGGAGGCAGCTTGAGTTCCGGCGGCTGTGGCCGGTCTATCTGGCTTCGGCGGTACTCAGCATTGTCTTTTATTACGGATTCCAGACAATAGGCCTGCAATACGTTCCCTCCGGCCTGTTCTCGGCCATTGTCTTTCTGCAGCCGGTGCTGCTGGGCATCTTCGCCTGGATCTGGCTCGGAGAAAGCATGTACGGGCTGAAAATATTCGGCCTGCTGCTCGGCTTTGCCGGAGTTGCCGCACTCAGCATCGGAGGTTTTACCGGCAGCATTTCTGCCGCAGGTGTGCTGCTGGCACTGGCCAGCGCGCTGTGCTGGGCGCTTGGTACCGTATATATGAAACGGAATGCGGCGCGGGTGGATATGCTGTGGCTGACTGCGATGCAGATTATGATCGGCGGAGTCATTCTGCTTGGGGCAGGTTCGGTCACGGAAAGCTGGGCAGCTATTACCTGGAGCGGCGCTTTTATTGCGGGCACGCTGTTTATCGCCGTATTCGTAATCGCTCTCGGGTGGATGGTCTACTTCAAGCTGATTAATGAAGGAGAAGCCGGGAAGGTAGGCTCCTTCACCTTCCTGATTCCGCTGATCTCAATCGGTTCCAGCGTAGTGCTGCTGCATGAACAGATCACGCTTAATCTTATTGCGGGGATGGTGCTCATCGTTGGCAGCATTCTGCTGGTGAACGTGAAGCTGGGGCGTACGCGGCGGCTGAAGCATTCCGGCTAA
- a CDS encoding flagellar assembly protein A, which produces MAARLPVSDHSKSEVKTMPHHTLEQPRHAFSTGPSFSSDHSTYSSAQSRPLSGTPGNEEKNGKVIVQNDQIFITPPLPGGKAAVISALHPVVLKINRIKVNEPAAITSSVQLSWEISEKPQYQITVSEDGLSAYFTLYRVEKYAWKLVNCPASAQVCVRAEPNYDLLLSRLTVNQILADFSSSSFMPNLNIPALYAELNNPTYLPVCIAVGKPPLPGIDGRLELPARLPGTDDDVPDYPEIPSARTGGILARKLPPQEGRPGFNVHGSILPPPRPEDITLKPADCYSLLPGGEIVALRDGRPRITGWGTRTMSIDFPETHIIQESMTSADSPVLFAGDVIAPDGIADHCTIEVLGNVYISGDVRHAVIAATGSVVIRGKVTDSHIYCGDCGAIQHRLHQFPSQLMEELMLLRNAALMLEENLRSRQQPVKYGLVVLLLLEGKYAHLPGLMKGLQELLAGNGPAAPVDTRQLKHMLEIFLHPGQFTEFINDAVLVTFLDLLEELRDGVLHMHEGNVRLDLAQAENCLLRSGGSIFIHGEGVLHSTLLAAGDVRFLMTQSLCSGSKVEAGDSISVQQTRAADRQTALTAGHQISVCQIEGTRISIGEYAAEFTAPAGEAVFTAQSLRLRNQT; this is translated from the coding sequence ATGGCTGCCAGGCTGCCGGTTTCGGATCATTCTAAAAGCGAGGTTAAAACAATGCCGCATCACACCCTTGAACAGCCACGGCATGCGTTCAGCACCGGGCCTTCCTTCAGCTCTGACCACTCAACGTATTCTTCCGCCCAGTCCCGGCCGCTTAGCGGGACACCCGGCAATGAGGAGAAGAACGGAAAGGTCATCGTGCAGAACGACCAGATCTTTATCACTCCTCCCTTACCCGGCGGCAAGGCTGCCGTTATCTCTGCCCTTCACCCCGTTGTCCTCAAGATTAACCGGATCAAAGTAAATGAGCCTGCCGCCATCACTTCATCTGTCCAGCTGAGCTGGGAAATCAGCGAGAAGCCGCAGTACCAGATTACCGTGTCTGAAGACGGGCTAAGCGCTTATTTTACACTCTACCGGGTTGAAAAGTATGCCTGGAAGCTGGTCAATTGCCCCGCCTCGGCCCAGGTCTGTGTCCGGGCAGAGCCGAATTATGATCTGCTCCTGTCCAGGCTGACCGTCAATCAGATCCTGGCCGACTTCTCCTCAAGCTCCTTTATGCCTAATCTCAACATTCCTGCCCTGTATGCCGAGCTGAATAATCCGACCTATCTTCCGGTTTGTATCGCTGTGGGCAAGCCGCCGCTGCCTGGAATAGACGGCCGGCTGGAGCTGCCGGCCAGGCTGCCCGGGACTGATGACGATGTTCCTGATTATCCGGAGATTCCTTCTGCGCGGACAGGCGGGATACTTGCCCGCAAGCTGCCTCCGCAGGAAGGAAGGCCCGGCTTCAATGTGCACGGCAGCATTTTGCCACCGCCCCGGCCGGAGGATATTACCCTGAAGCCTGCTGATTGCTATTCCCTGCTCCCGGGCGGCGAAATTGTCGCACTCCGCGATGGACGGCCGCGGATTACAGGCTGGGGAACCCGGACTATGAGCATTGATTTTCCGGAAACCCATATCATCCAGGAGAGCATGACATCAGCAGACAGTCCTGTTCTATTCGCAGGAGATGTAATAGCCCCGGACGGAATCGCGGATCACTGTACTATAGAAGTATTAGGAAACGTATACATATCCGGCGACGTCCGTCATGCCGTCATTGCCGCTACCGGCAGTGTAGTCATCCGCGGCAAGGTTACAGACAGCCACATTTATTGCGGCGACTGTGGTGCAATACAGCACCGGCTGCATCAATTCCCGAGTCAGCTGATGGAGGAGCTGATGCTGCTCAGAAATGCCGCCCTGATGCTGGAGGAGAATCTCCGCTCCCGTCAGCAGCCTGTGAAGTACGGGCTGGTCGTGCTGCTCCTGCTGGAGGGCAAATACGCCCATCTCCCCGGCCTGATGAAGGGTCTGCAGGAGCTGCTTGCCGGGAACGGGCCGGCTGCCCCTGTTGACACCAGGCAGCTGAAGCATATGCTGGAGATTTTTCTGCACCCCGGACAGTTCACCGAATTCATTAATGATGCTGTGCTCGTTACCTTCCTCGATCTGCTGGAGGAGCTTCGTGACGGGGTTCTACACATGCATGAGGGTAATGTCCGGCTTGATCTCGCCCAGGCGGAGAATTGTCTGCTCCGGTCCGGGGGCAGCATCTTTATTCATGGAGAGGGCGTTCTGCACAGTACACTCCTGGCAGCGGGTGATGTCCGCTTCCTGATGACACAATCGTTATGCAGCGGCTCTAAGGTTGAGGCCGGTGACTCCATTTCGGTACAGCAAACCAGAGCAGCAGACCGGCAGACCGCACTTACCGCCGGCCACCAGATCAGCGTGTGCCAAATCGAAGGTACCCGGATATCCATTGGTGAATATGCGGCTGAGTTCACGGCACCGGCAGGAGAAGCCGTCTTTACCGCCCAGAGCCTGCGGCTGAGAAACCAGACCTGA
- a CDS encoding LysR family transcriptional regulator: MNNNQILLFVKISETGSFTKAGQELNMTQPAVSRAISALETELDVKLLLRDRRSGLMLTEVGKRVLIIFREILSGFNKVQQEVSAEKGLEQGLIRIGAFPVAAAYFVPKIIRSITNRYPGIDISVHEGSVAEVKEWLETRQIDAGLIIPPLEEFETIPLFREKLYAVLPEGHPLGHKRIVHVKDLEQEPMMICKAGYEPPVVDLFRRADSKLNVKYVVNSYSTALNMIKEGLAVGVLSELSLLSPPGNVMIRGLSPDAYRDVHIAVHSLEEASIAVRLLIDTALELFAADGKLNPPINPSEE; this comes from the coding sequence ATGAACAATAATCAGATCCTCTTATTTGTCAAAATTTCCGAAACCGGCAGCTTCACCAAAGCCGGCCAGGAGCTGAATATGACCCAGCCGGCAGTCAGCCGGGCCATTTCCGCACTGGAAACCGAGCTGGACGTCAAGCTGCTGCTGCGTGACCGCCGCAGCGGCCTCATGCTAACCGAAGTGGGCAAGCGTGTGCTGATTATTTTCCGGGAAATCCTCAGCGGGTTCAATAAGGTGCAGCAGGAGGTTTCTGCTGAAAAGGGCCTGGAGCAGGGTTTGATCCGGATTGGGGCTTTTCCGGTAGCGGCCGCTTACTTCGTGCCCAAGATCATCCGTTCGATCACGAACAGGTATCCGGGAATAGACATTTCTGTACATGAGGGCTCAGTGGCCGAGGTGAAGGAATGGCTGGAGACCCGCCAGATTGATGCCGGACTGATCATTCCGCCGCTTGAGGAGTTTGAGACGATTCCGCTGTTCCGGGAGAAGCTGTACGCCGTGTTGCCCGAGGGGCATCCCCTGGGTCATAAGAGAATAGTCCATGTAAAGGACCTGGAGCAGGAACCAATGATGATCTGCAAAGCCGGCTATGAGCCTCCGGTGGTTGATTTATTCAGGCGGGCTGACAGTAAGCTTAATGTAAAATATGTGGTTAACAGCTACAGCACGGCACTCAACATGATCAAAGAGGGACTGGCTGTCGGCGTGCTGTCCGAGCTGTCGCTGCTCTCCCCGCCCGGCAATGTAATGATCCGCGGGCTGTCTCCGGATGCTTACCGCGATGTTCACATTGCCGTCCATTCACTGGAGGAGGCCTCCATTGCCGTCAGGCTGCTCATTGATACTGCGCTTGAGCTGTTCGCTGCGGACGGGAAGCTGAATCCGCCAATAAACCCTTCAGAGGAGTGA
- the hcp gene encoding hydroxylamine reductase, with product MFCFQCQEAAKGTGCTIQGVCGKTSEVANLQDLLIYTLKGISIFARKGRELGMTDSVTDKFIIESLFATITNANFVPEAFTSRVRTGLQLRDQWSSRLKLAGAAAELADHDAAIWSAETDEELIAKSETVGVLATENEDVRSLRELLTYGLKGMAAYMEHAAVLGFGDAGSHAFMEKGLASTLDDSLNAGELTALVLECGKFGVDVMALLDQANTTTYGNPEITKVNIGVGHNPGILISGHDLKDMEELLKQTEGTGVDVYTHSEMLPAHYYPAFKKYSHFVGNYGNAWWKQNEEFASFNGPILMTTNCIVPPKDSYKDRLYTTGNTGFPGVQHIPADADGKKDFSAIIAQAKGCAAPTEIETGEIVGGFAHAAVMNVADQVVEAVQTGAIKQFFVMAGCDGRMKSRNYYTDFASELPGDTVILTAGCAKYKYNKLDLGAIGGIPRVLDAGQCNDSYSLVVIALKLKEVFGLDDVNDLPIAYNIAWYEQKAVIVLLALLHLGVKNIHLGPTLPAFLSPNVAKVLVDTFGIGGITTVQEDMERFMAVV from the coding sequence ATGTTTTGTTTTCAGTGTCAGGAAGCGGCGAAGGGTACAGGGTGTACCATCCAGGGGGTATGCGGCAAGACGAGTGAGGTAGCCAATCTTCAGGACCTGCTGATTTATACGCTTAAAGGAATCTCCATTTTCGCACGCAAAGGCCGGGAGCTTGGCATGACCGACTCCGTTACCGATAAATTCATTATAGAGAGCCTGTTTGCCACAATCACCAACGCGAATTTTGTTCCTGAGGCCTTTACATCCAGAGTACGGACGGGACTTCAGCTGCGAGACCAGTGGAGCAGCCGGCTGAAGCTGGCCGGAGCGGCAGCAGAGCTTGCGGATCATGATGCGGCCATCTGGAGCGCAGAGACAGACGAGGAGCTGATCGCCAAGTCGGAGACGGTAGGCGTTCTGGCGACGGAGAATGAGGATGTGCGTTCCCTGCGCGAGCTGCTGACCTACGGGCTGAAGGGAATGGCGGCTTACATGGAGCATGCAGCAGTGCTGGGCTTCGGGGATGCCGGATCACATGCTTTTATGGAAAAAGGCCTTGCTTCCACGCTTGATGACAGCCTGAATGCAGGTGAGCTTACCGCTCTGGTTCTGGAATGCGGCAAGTTCGGCGTTGACGTGATGGCTCTGCTGGACCAGGCCAATACAACGACTTACGGCAACCCGGAAATCACCAAGGTCAACATCGGTGTAGGCCATAACCCGGGAATTCTGATTAGCGGACATGACCTGAAGGACATGGAGGAGCTGCTGAAGCAGACGGAAGGGACAGGGGTGGACGTGTATACCCACAGCGAGATGCTGCCGGCCCACTACTATCCGGCCTTTAAGAAATACAGCCACTTTGTCGGCAACTACGGCAACGCCTGGTGGAAGCAGAACGAGGAGTTTGCCAGCTTCAATGGTCCGATTCTGATGACTACCAACTGCATCGTGCCGCCAAAAGACAGCTATAAAGACCGTCTGTACACCACAGGCAACACCGGCTTCCCGGGGGTACAGCATATCCCTGCGGATGCAGATGGCAAGAAGGATTTCTCGGCGATTATTGCCCAGGCCAAGGGCTGTGCGGCTCCGACCGAGATTGAAACCGGCGAAATTGTCGGCGGCTTTGCCCATGCTGCGGTGATGAACGTGGCTGATCAGGTGGTTGAGGCGGTGCAGACCGGCGCGATCAAGCAGTTCTTCGTAATGGCCGGCTGCGACGGCCGGATGAAGAGCCGTAATTACTACACGGACTTCGCTTCCGAGCTGCCGGGGGATACTGTTATTCTTACCGCAGGCTGTGCGAAGTACAAATATAACAAGCTTGATCTCGGTGCGATTGGCGGTATTCCGCGTGTGCTGGACGCCGGCCAGTGCAATGACTCCTATTCCCTGGTCGTTATTGCCCTCAAGCTGAAGGAAGTATTCGGTCTGGACGATGTCAATGACCTGCCGATTGCCTACAACATTGCCTGGTATGAGCAAAAAGCGGTAATCGTGCTGCTGGCCCTGCTTCACCTGGGCGTCAAAAACATTCATCTCGGACCGACGCTCCCAGCCTTCTTGTCGCCTAACGTGGCTAAAGTGCTGGTTGATACCTTCGGAATCGGCGGCATTACCACGGTTCAGGAAGACATGGAACGGTTCATGGCCGTTGTGTAA
- a CDS encoding Crp/Fnr family transcriptional regulator — MIPDPAVLQSCLLFRGKSAEELEHLLHKMIYTVTAYQKNRLIFAEGDTADRIGIILSGRVEVQKTHPSGSGVTIAHLSAGQTIGEAVLFRKENLVPATVTATGPCQVMFISKHELLRLFSADTDILTRFIENLSERLVLVNRKIEILSAGPLRRRMIYFLLEQAVQQASDQIRLPFSRKEWAEHLNTARPSLSREMGYLRDMGWIEFSGSRITLLNQAAMHEYIRTDQPAAGQDK, encoded by the coding sequence ATGATACCTGACCCTGCCGTCCTGCAGTCCTGTCTGCTGTTCCGGGGCAAGTCTGCGGAAGAATTGGAGCACCTCCTGCACAAGATGATTTATACAGTAACTGCTTACCAGAAAAATAGGCTGATCTTCGCCGAGGGCGATACTGCAGACCGGATCGGCATCATCCTCTCCGGGCGGGTTGAGGTGCAGAAAACCCATCCGAGCGGAAGCGGGGTCACGATCGCCCACTTGAGTGCGGGCCAGACCATCGGCGAGGCCGTGCTGTTCCGCAAGGAAAATCTCGTTCCGGCCACCGTCACCGCCACCGGCCCCTGCCAGGTCATGTTCATCAGCAAGCACGAGCTGCTGCGGCTGTTCTCAGCCGATACGGACATTCTGACCCGGTTTATCGAAAATCTCTCCGAACGCCTGGTGCTCGTCAACCGTAAAATTGAGATCCTATCGGCGGGCCCCTTGCGGCGGCGGATGATTTATTTTCTGCTGGAGCAGGCGGTACAGCAAGCCTCTGATCAGATCCGCCTGCCATTCAGCCGCAAAGAGTGGGCTGAGCATCTGAATACAGCCCGTCCGTCACTCTCCCGCGAAATGGGGTACCTGCGCGATATGGGCTGGATCGAGTTCAGCGGAAGCCGGATTACGCTGCTGAACCAGGCCGCAATGCATGAATACATCCGTACAGACCAGCCGGCTGCCGGCCAGGACAAATAA
- a CDS encoding aldehyde dehydrogenase encodes MPETTEHSISKLLGVHREYFDTGVTKEPGFRVAQLQKLKEAIRRYEPRIIEALRQDLHKSEFEAYATEIGFTLESISYMMKHVRRWAKPVKVKSPLHMFPSKSLILSEPYGTVLIIGPFNYPFQLLIEPLIGAIAAGNCAVLKPSESTPAVSAVIEDMIHETFEPGYIRVIQGEKETTNLLIHAKFDYIFFTGSVAVGRIVMEAAAKQLVPVTLELGGKSPVIVDQSANLETAAKRIVWGKLINAGQTCIAPDYLLVHSGVAGRLIELMKQQITAFYGDDARTSPDYGRIVNERQLQRIAGLIGRDRSKVIMGGTVDAGDLYIEPTLLHPADWSDALMEDEIFGPVLPILEFDRLEEAISSIKQRPKPLALYLFTEDKQAEQKVLGSVSFGGGCVNDTISHVASSRLPFGGVGNSGIGGYHGKHSFDLFSHRKSVVKRSAKVDPGIVYPPYGNKISLVRRLLK; translated from the coding sequence ATGCCTGAAACAACTGAACACAGCATCAGCAAGCTATTGGGTGTCCACCGGGAGTATTTTGATACCGGGGTTACGAAAGAGCCCGGCTTCCGGGTCGCCCAGCTGCAGAAGCTGAAAGAAGCCATCCGCAGGTATGAGCCGCGTATTATTGAAGCGCTCCGCCAGGATCTGCACAAAAGCGAATTCGAAGCCTATGCCACAGAAATCGGCTTCACCCTGGAGAGCATTAGCTACATGATGAAGCATGTGCGGCGCTGGGCGAAGCCTGTAAAGGTCAAATCGCCGCTGCATATGTTTCCGTCCAAAAGCCTGATCCTCAGCGAGCCTTACGGCACCGTGCTCATTATCGGCCCGTTCAATTACCCGTTTCAGCTGCTGATCGAGCCGCTGATCGGAGCCATTGCCGCCGGTAACTGCGCTGTTCTCAAGCCGTCAGAGAGTACGCCGGCAGTATCAGCCGTGATTGAGGACATGATCCATGAAACCTTTGAACCTGGTTATATCCGGGTTATCCAGGGCGAGAAGGAAACCACCAATCTGCTGATTCACGCTAAATTTGACTACATATTCTTCACCGGCAGTGTCGCTGTCGGCCGGATCGTCATGGAGGCTGCCGCCAAGCAGCTTGTACCTGTAACCCTGGAGCTTGGCGGCAAAAGCCCGGTCATCGTTGACCAAAGCGCCAATCTGGAAACAGCGGCCAAGCGGATTGTCTGGGGCAAGCTGATTAATGCCGGTCAGACCTGCATCGCGCCGGATTATCTGCTGGTTCACAGCGGGGTTGCCGGCCGGCTGATTGAGCTGATGAAGCAGCAGATCACCGCCTTTTACGGGGATGATGCCCGCACCAGCCCGGATTACGGGCGGATTGTTAACGAACGGCAGCTCCAGCGGATCGCCGGGCTGATCGGCCGGGACCGCTCCAAGGTGATTATGGGCGGTACGGTGGATGCCGGAGACCTATATATTGAGCCGACCCTGCTCCATCCGGCTGACTGGAGCGACGCTTTGATGGAGGATGAAATCTTTGGTCCTGTCTTGCCGATCCTGGAATTCGACCGGCTGGAGGAAGCCATCAGCAGCATTAAACAACGGCCCAAGCCGCTGGCACTGTATTTATTTACCGAAGACAAGCAGGCAGAGCAGAAGGTGCTTGGCAGCGTCTCTTTCGGTGGAGGCTGTGTGAACGATACAATCAGCCATGTTGCCAGCTCCCGCCTGCCGTTCGGCGGCGTCGGCAACTCCGGCATCGGCGGCTACCACGGCAAGCATAGCTTTGACCTGTTCTCACACCGCAAGAGCGTTGTGAAACGCAGCGCGAAGGTTGATCCCGGCATCGTATATCCGCCT
- a CDS encoding aldo/keto reductase: protein MKFNRLGNSGLQVSALGLGTNAFGKRADEKTSVEIIHTALDQGISFIDTANIYAGTESERIIGLALEGRRQDAVLATKAGLPRAEGPYGSGSSRRHLMQELEGSLRRLKTDYVDLYQIHTFDPYTPLDETLRTLDDMVSSGKVRYIGASNYAAWELMKALGISEARNYMKYTSIQCSYSLADRTPEIELLPLCLDQGLGIIPYFPLAGGILTGKYSVSGAAPAGSRVETDPNFSRFLSPERIELGNEVSRIAAELGTTPTALSLAWLMHQPAVSTVIVGATRAVQVQQNLPSAALELDKQTLERLEQASRPFRSGEPFAFYRLP from the coding sequence ATGAAGTTTAACCGGTTAGGCAACAGCGGGCTGCAGGTATCCGCCCTCGGCCTTGGAACCAATGCCTTCGGCAAACGGGCTGATGAAAAAACCTCAGTTGAGATTATCCATACCGCCCTGGATCAGGGCATCAGCTTTATCGACACCGCCAATATTTATGCCGGCACGGAATCGGAGCGGATCATCGGATTAGCGCTTGAGGGCAGACGGCAGGATGCCGTACTCGCTACTAAAGCTGGATTGCCGCGGGCCGAAGGGCCGTACGGCAGCGGCTCCTCGCGCCGCCATCTGATGCAAGAGCTGGAAGGCAGCCTGCGCCGCCTGAAGACGGATTATGTGGATCTATACCAGATTCACACCTTCGATCCTTATACTCCGCTTGATGAAACGCTGCGCACCCTGGATGATATGGTCTCCTCCGGGAAGGTCCGCTATATTGGCGCCTCCAATTATGCCGCCTGGGAGCTGATGAAGGCACTGGGCATCAGCGAAGCGCGGAACTATATGAAGTACACCTCAATCCAGTGCAGCTACTCACTGGCCGACCGGACACCGGAAATCGAGCTGCTGCCGCTCTGCCTGGATCAGGGCCTGGGCATCATTCCTTACTTCCCGCTGGCCGGCGGCATTCTGACCGGGAAATACAGCGTGAGCGGCGCTGCTCCGGCCGGGTCACGCGTAGAGACCGATCCGAACTTCAGCCGTTTCCTCAGCCCTGAGCGGATTGAGCTGGGCAATGAAGTCAGCCGGATTGCGGCAGAACTCGGCACCACTCCTACCGCCCTGTCTCTGGCCTGGCTGATGCATCAGCCTGCCGTATCCACCGTCATTGTCGGCGCTACGCGCGCGGTGCAGGTGCAGCAGAACCTGCCCAGTGCTGCACTTGAGCTGGACAAGCAGACGCTGGAGCGGCTGGAGCAGGCCAGCCGTCCCTTCAGAAGCGGCGAGCCGTTCGCATTCTACCGGCTTCCATAA